In Halorientalis sp. LT38, a genomic segment contains:
- a CDS encoding lipoate--protein ligase family protein, whose translation MTDLADREWRLIREEPWDGPMNMALDEIAAETAAAGGPRTLRVYRWEPSTLSLGYSQDPDTVDWEYCDREGVTVTRRPTGGGGIYHDSVGDVSYSIIAPADELPGDLLKSYELCCEPVLDAFERLGVPAQFADEKQPAVYQPACYLRALHPAHDVVSATDGRKLSGNAQYRRKDSIVQHGSLTYAARPDRHLAVFAGLDVTPEAFAARVGAIDEACDCSRAEAVTALEDALAEWADAEAGGWTDEELERARERAAEKYEATAWNREGVDPT comes from the coding sequence ATGACCGACCTCGCCGACCGGGAGTGGCGGCTGATCCGCGAGGAGCCCTGGGATGGTCCGATGAACATGGCCCTCGACGAGATCGCCGCCGAGACCGCCGCCGCGGGCGGACCCCGGACGCTCAGAGTCTACCGCTGGGAGCCGAGCACCCTCTCGCTGGGATACAGCCAGGATCCCGATACCGTGGACTGGGAGTACTGCGACCGCGAAGGGGTCACCGTCACCCGCCGCCCGACGGGCGGGGGCGGCATCTACCACGATTCCGTCGGCGACGTCTCCTACTCCATCATCGCGCCGGCCGACGAGTTACCCGGTGATCTGCTGAAATCCTACGAACTGTGCTGTGAGCCCGTGCTGGACGCCTTCGAGCGCCTGGGCGTCCCGGCACAGTTCGCCGACGAGAAGCAGCCCGCCGTCTACCAGCCCGCCTGCTACCTCCGGGCGCTCCATCCGGCCCACGACGTCGTGTCGGCGACCGACGGGCGGAAACTCAGCGGGAACGCCCAGTACCGCCGCAAGGACAGTATCGTCCAGCACGGCTCGCTGACCTACGCCGCACGACCCGACCGTCACCTCGCCGTCTTCGCCGGCCTCGACGTGACTCCCGAGGCGTTCGCGGCGCGAGTCGGTGCCATCGACGAAGCGTGCGATTGTTCGCGCGCCGAAGCCGTGACCGCTCTCGAGGACGCGCTCGCCGAGTGGGCCGACGCCGAGGCGGGCGGCTGGACGGACGAGGAACTCGAACGGGCACGCGAGCGCGCGGCGGAGAAGTACGAGGCGACCGCCTGGAATCGCGAGGGGGTAGACCCGACCTAG
- a CDS encoding helix-turn-helix domain-containing protein — translation MGRTDETRRESGARAGGSRRGGPAEELVVDPAAGAESEPIVVALVDDNPDWLSMQAKLLERRDDRFAVEATTDPLTVTDTVDAVDCVVSDYDMGPLDGLDLLSRVREARPTIPFILTTGRGDESVASRAISAGVTDYVVKEPGTDQSAVLAARIRKAVTRQRTERRLAESRQRFAELFEAIPEPVAIADADGHIESTNPAYEATFGDIDRLPAAVRDAPLGEQCELECQTTEGRQVFLHRGARLTGADRRCHTFTTITARAEREAARELELATREGVREALLSASTRSGLERAFCERLSAVRDDALVWIGDHDADGSPVVREAAGPATAYLDAVRAGAAADPGVRALETREPVFAAAPDLPDAAAETSIAAGGAIPLRRDGLPFGVVAAYTTEPGAFDAGWREMLSDLADQLAYAIAFVSFQRALFSGERVAVTLTLPAESYPVTDLFDAPVTVDGTVPYDDETVQHVVSIPDPVDPVPDPESVPGVEAVRRVGSDGDAVRLGVVLSRPTVDSLLVDRGGRIESVALRDDRLAVVASFHARDDVQGAVRCVTDALPEASVASYRTVDRLDEDRGADPTAALTERQRTALETAYRGGYFERPKRCNSEELAETLGVSRSTFLQHLRAAQRKLFDAVLDSAR, via the coding sequence ATGGGAAGAACGGACGAGACACGGCGTGAATCCGGGGCCAGAGCGGGCGGTTCGCGACGCGGGGGGCCGGCTGAGGAGCTGGTCGTCGACCCGGCGGCGGGCGCCGAGAGCGAGCCCATCGTCGTCGCGCTGGTCGACGACAACCCCGACTGGCTGTCGATGCAGGCGAAACTCTTAGAGCGTCGCGACGACCGGTTCGCGGTCGAGGCGACCACCGATCCCCTGACGGTGACCGACACGGTCGACGCGGTCGACTGCGTCGTCAGCGACTACGACATGGGTCCGCTGGACGGCCTCGACCTGCTATCGCGGGTCCGGGAAGCGCGCCCGACGATCCCCTTCATCCTCACGACGGGCCGGGGCGACGAGTCGGTCGCGAGCCGGGCCATCTCCGCGGGCGTGACCGACTACGTCGTCAAGGAACCGGGCACCGACCAGTCGGCAGTGCTCGCGGCCCGCATCCGCAAAGCGGTCACCAGACAGCGGACGGAGCGCCGACTGGCCGAGAGCCGGCAGCGTTTCGCGGAACTGTTCGAGGCGATCCCCGAACCCGTCGCCATCGCCGACGCGGACGGGCATATCGAGTCGACGAACCCCGCCTACGAGGCGACCTTCGGAGATATCGATCGGCTCCCCGCCGCGGTCCGCGACGCGCCGCTGGGCGAGCAGTGCGAACTCGAGTGCCAGACGACCGAGGGCCGGCAGGTGTTCCTCCACCGCGGGGCGCGCCTGACCGGTGCCGACCGCCGCTGTCACACCTTCACGACTATCACGGCCCGTGCCGAGCGGGAGGCCGCCCGCGAACTCGAACTGGCGACGCGCGAGGGCGTCCGCGAGGCGCTGCTCTCGGCGTCGACCCGTAGCGGGCTCGAACGGGCCTTCTGCGAGCGACTTTCCGCCGTCCGCGACGACGCGCTCGTCTGGATCGGCGACCACGACGCGGACGGCTCGCCCGTCGTCCGCGAGGCGGCCGGGCCCGCCACTGCCTACCTCGACGCGGTGCGGGCGGGGGCCGCGGCCGACCCCGGGGTGCGCGCGCTCGAGACCCGGGAGCCCGTCTTCGCCGCGGCCCCGGACCTCCCGGACGCCGCGGCCGAGACGTCGATCGCTGCGGGCGGCGCGATCCCCCTGCGCCGCGACGGTTTGCCTTTCGGCGTCGTCGCCGCGTACACGACCGAGCCCGGAGCCTTCGACGCCGGCTGGCGGGAGATGCTCTCGGATCTCGCCGACCAGCTGGCGTACGCCATCGCGTTCGTCTCGTTCCAGCGGGCGCTGTTCAGCGGCGAACGCGTCGCGGTTACGCTCACGCTCCCCGCCGAGTCCTACCCCGTCACCGACCTGTTCGACGCACCGGTCACCGTCGACGGGACCGTCCCCTACGACGACGAGACGGTCCAGCACGTCGTCTCGATCCCGGACCCCGTCGACCCGGTGCCGGATCCGGAGTCGGTCCCGGGCGTCGAGGCGGTGCGCCGCGTGGGCAGCGACGGGGACGCGGTGCGACTGGGCGTCGTCCTCTCGCGGCCGACCGTCGACTCCCTGCTCGTCGACCGCGGCGGTCGCATCGAGTCCGTCGCGCTCCGCGACGACCGGCTCGCAGTCGTCGCCTCCTTCCACGCGCGCGACGACGTGCAGGGGGCCGTCAGGTGCGTGACCGACGCCCTCCCCGAGGCCTCCGTCGCCTCGTATCGCACCGTCGACCGCCTCGACGAGGATCGCGGGGCGGACCCGACCGCCGCCCTGACCGAGCGCCAGCGGACGGCCCTGGAGACGGCCTACCGCGGCGGCTACTTCGAGCGTCCCAAACGCTGCAACTCCGAGGAACTCGCCGAGACCCTGGGCGTCAGCCGGTCGACGTTCCTCCAGCATCTCCGGGCCGCCCAGCGGAAACTGTTCGACGCGGTGCTCGACTCGGCCCGGTGA
- a CDS encoding DUF7344 domain-containing protein, with product MSRSQLAHDGAAADLGEETLESLDETVVHEVLSNERRRRVLGLLREDAPRELSVLAEEIATAETDQRPPPRNKRNSVYVTLHQTHLPKLDRLDVVAYDDREKVVDLGPRAEDVLESSGDSSDHGAGDSSSWTAAYATLVALGLSVAGASEFGLPPFEAVSSGTAAVATLVVLMAVLAYRVGAAGVGLPASFFERFR from the coding sequence ATGTCACGATCGCAACTTGCACACGACGGTGCGGCGGCAGACCTGGGCGAGGAGACTCTTGAGTCGCTCGACGAGACGGTCGTCCACGAGGTGCTGAGCAACGAGCGGCGACGACGCGTGCTGGGGCTGCTCCGGGAGGACGCGCCGCGCGAGCTGTCCGTCCTGGCCGAGGAGATCGCCACCGCGGAGACCGACCAGCGACCGCCGCCGCGGAACAAGCGCAACAGCGTCTACGTCACCCTCCACCAGACCCACCTCCCGAAACTCGACCGCCTCGACGTCGTGGCCTACGATGACCGGGAGAAGGTGGTCGACCTCGGGCCACGGGCCGAAGACGTCCTCGAATCGAGCGGGGACAGCTCCGACCATGGCGCCGGCGACTCGTCGTCCTGGACCGCGGCGTACGCGACCCTCGTCGCCCTCGGTCTGTCGGTCGCCGGCGCGAGCGAGTTCGGCCTCCCGCCGTTCGAAGCCGTATCGAGCGGTACCGCGGCCGTCGCGACGCTCGTCGTCCTCATGGCCGTCCTCGCCTACCGGGTCGGCGCCGCGGGCGTCGGCCTCCCCGCCTCGTTTTTCGAGCGTTTCCGCTAA
- a CDS encoding DUF7344 domain-containing protein: MGVLSRERTVSDEEIHDILRNSRRRAVLELLRESVGSMSVRELSVSVAESEAGESPPPTNLRQSVYNSLHQTHLPKLDREGIVVYDSDRKTVRLDDPASEVDLYMEVITPYGITWAGYYRTLTTVALLALLAAELEVALLGAIGALPLLILFLLVLGASTTYQLWSRRWVVLRALAD, translated from the coding sequence ATGGGGGTACTCAGTCGCGAACGCACGGTGTCGGACGAGGAGATTCACGACATCCTGCGCAACTCGCGTCGGCGGGCGGTACTGGAACTGCTCCGCGAGTCGGTGGGGTCGATGTCCGTGCGGGAGCTGTCGGTGTCGGTCGCCGAGTCCGAGGCGGGGGAGTCCCCGCCGCCGACGAATCTCCGGCAGAGCGTCTACAACTCCTTGCACCAGACGCATCTCCCGAAACTCGACCGGGAGGGGATCGTCGTCTACGACAGCGACCGGAAGACGGTTCGCCTCGACGACCCCGCGAGCGAGGTCGACCTCTACATGGAGGTGATCACCCCGTACGGCATCACCTGGGCGGGGTACTACCGGACGCTCACGACCGTCGCCCTGCTCGCCCTGCTGGCCGCCGAACTCGAGGTCGCGCTGCTCGGTGCCATCGGAGCGCTGCCGCTGCTGATTCTCTTTTTGCTCGTTCTCGGGGCGTCGACGACCTACCAGCTCTGGTCGCGCCGCTGGGTCGTGTTGCGCGCGCTGGCGGACTGA
- a CDS encoding SipW-dependent-type signal peptide-containing protein, which produces MSEEHIGLSRRRLLAGLGTVGVASAGAGLGTSALFSDEESFEDNTITAGTLDMEVTATVEAASEYWSEAVDLSATADGEAVSGISIDDVKPGDWGIICFDISIADNPGYVNVSTADLVSEENGYTEPEPEDDNGEGELEENIVAEIYGEFDESVSSEEPRDYLSDLDSTTPAGTTLEEAFSTYEGGVTLGGSEDPTEVGDGEDAVEFCLLLEIPETVGNEIQGDSLTFDLLFESEQVRNNDDPFDSGTPDSTPSGTPGT; this is translated from the coding sequence ATGTCAGAGGAACACATCGGACTGTCCCGCCGGCGCCTGCTCGCCGGACTCGGCACCGTCGGCGTCGCGTCCGCGGGTGCGGGGCTGGGGACCAGTGCACTGTTCAGCGACGAGGAATCGTTCGAGGACAACACGATCACGGCCGGGACGCTCGACATGGAAGTGACGGCGACGGTCGAGGCGGCCAGCGAGTACTGGAGCGAGGCCGTCGACCTCAGCGCGACGGCGGACGGCGAGGCCGTCTCCGGCATCTCGATCGACGACGTCAAGCCCGGCGACTGGGGGATCATCTGCTTCGACATCTCCATCGCTGACAACCCGGGCTACGTCAACGTCAGCACGGCCGATCTCGTCTCCGAGGAGAACGGCTACACCGAGCCCGAACCGGAAGACGACAACGGCGAGGGCGAACTCGAGGAGAACATCGTCGCGGAGATCTACGGCGAGTTCGACGAGTCCGTCAGTTCCGAGGAACCCCGGGACTACCTGAGCGATCTGGACTCGACGACGCCCGCTGGCACGACCCTCGAAGAGGCGTTCTCGACCTACGAGGGCGGCGTCACCCTCGGCGGCAGCGAGGACCCCACCGAAGTCGGCGACGGCGAGGACGCCGTCGAGTTCTGCCTGCTGCTCGAGATCCCCGAGACGGTCGGCAACGAGATCCAGGGGGACTCGCTGACCTTCGATCTCCTGTTCGAGTCCGAGCAGGTCCGCAACAACGACGATCCCTTCGACAGCGGGACGCCGGACAGCACGCCGAGTGGCACGCCCGGTACCTGA
- a CDS encoding SipW-dependent-type signal peptide-containing protein produces MTQDDTRGTRLSRRSLLAGLGTVGVASVGAGLGTSALFSDEESFDDNQLTAGALNMRVSVDNVVHSTDIVRDNTTITPKDTADGQAVTVSVADLKPGDWLILEWNAEVVGNPGHVQVTSVDDDYVNAEGANPESETDTASPGDLGDALLSTVWATYDNLGDDRQYLEGLDSTTDNANSGLAAYEEPTDLDGTTPGGAHYTTMNEAHAVYETGVTLRDGNGDPMAVETNGTGNAAWFYQCLELPVGVGNEIQGDELTFTMRFDAEQVRNNPTPFDGS; encoded by the coding sequence ATGACACAGGACGACACCCGCGGCACGCGGCTCTCGCGCCGGTCGCTACTGGCCGGTCTCGGGACCGTCGGCGTCGCCAGCGTCGGCGCCGGACTCGGGACGAGCGCGCTGTTCAGCGACGAGGAATCGTTCGACGACAACCAGCTCACCGCCGGCGCGCTGAACATGCGCGTCAGCGTGGACAACGTGGTCCACAGCACCGATATCGTGCGTGACAACACGACGATCACGCCCAAGGACACAGCCGACGGCCAGGCGGTGACCGTCTCGGTGGCCGACCTGAAGCCGGGCGACTGGCTCATCCTCGAGTGGAACGCCGAGGTCGTCGGCAACCCCGGCCACGTCCAGGTCACCTCCGTCGACGACGACTACGTGAACGCCGAGGGTGCCAATCCCGAATCGGAGACCGACACCGCCTCGCCCGGGGACCTGGGCGACGCCCTGCTCTCGACGGTCTGGGCGACCTACGACAATCTGGGTGACGACCGGCAGTACCTCGAAGGCCTCGATTCCACGACCGACAACGCGAACAGCGGCCTGGCCGCCTACGAGGAGCCGACGGACCTCGACGGCACCACGCCCGGTGGCGCGCACTACACGACGATGAACGAGGCCCACGCCGTCTACGAGACGGGCGTCACCCTGCGGGACGGCAACGGCGATCCGATGGCGGTCGAGACCAACGGCACCGGCAACGCGGCGTGGTTCTACCAGTGCCTCGAGCTACCCGTGGGTGTCGGCAACGAGATCCAGGGCGACGAGCTGACGTTCACGATGCGGTTCGACGCCGAGCAGGTCCGCAACAACCCGACGCCGTTCGACGGGTCCTGA
- a CDS encoding vWA domain-containing protein — MTDDNIQLSRRRVLAGLGTAGLASAGAGLGTSALFSDTESFENNTLTAGTLDLKVDWQQIYAGPTEQPEFVNAHPDHDGDGEQSLQVQDGVVRYSDESRNIVDHLTCQNLSGDYEENFGDQANLVSLSDVKPGDEGEITFSLHLCDNPGYIWLTADDFSQSGGATTEPEEAELDDGATDDGELAENTFVEIWYDEDCDNQLDRSSEEEGQELEVALVSDVSGSMTDSIGDLQVAATNFVDQLAAPDEAAAVSFASSASVDQPLTTDYQAVKDEINNYTANGSTNMDGGIDEAADELLNGTNATAGANKVMIVLGDGTPDSESATAAAATAAKDDGIRVFTIALGSNVNQTFMESIASSPDDAYVAPSASDLQSIYADIAQVVTSGEQVILGVGDGEHDSPVTLAEAMSIIENNDGMVPLDGTGEMGYGAGDTAEERDCFAAQTSHCIGVRWWVPLEVGNEIQGDEVSFDLGFYTEQCRNNDGARSVQS; from the coding sequence ATGACCGACGACAACATTCAGCTTTCGCGGCGACGCGTCCTGGCCGGCCTCGGTACGGCGGGCCTCGCCAGCGCCGGTGCCGGCCTCGGCACGAGCGCGCTGTTCAGCGACACGGAATCGTTCGAGAACAACACCCTGACCGCCGGCACGCTCGACCTGAAGGTCGACTGGCAGCAGATCTACGCCGGCCCGACCGAACAGCCGGAGTTCGTCAACGCCCACCCCGACCACGACGGCGACGGCGAGCAGTCCCTGCAGGTTCAGGACGGCGTGGTGCGCTACAGCGACGAGAGCCGCAACATCGTCGACCACCTCACCTGCCAGAACCTCAGCGGCGACTACGAGGAGAACTTCGGCGACCAGGCGAACCTGGTGTCGCTCTCGGACGTCAAGCCCGGTGACGAGGGCGAGATCACGTTCAGCCTCCACCTCTGTGACAACCCCGGCTACATCTGGCTCACGGCCGACGACTTCAGCCAGTCCGGCGGCGCGACCACGGAGCCGGAGGAGGCCGAACTCGACGACGGTGCGACGGACGACGGCGAACTCGCCGAGAACACCTTCGTCGAGATCTGGTACGACGAGGACTGCGACAACCAGCTCGACCGCAGCAGCGAGGAGGAGGGCCAGGAACTGGAGGTCGCCCTCGTCAGCGACGTCTCCGGTTCGATGACCGACTCGATCGGCGACCTGCAAGTGGCAGCGACGAACTTCGTCGACCAGCTCGCCGCGCCCGACGAGGCGGCCGCCGTCTCGTTCGCGAGTAGCGCGAGCGTCGACCAGCCGCTGACCACCGACTACCAGGCGGTCAAAGACGAGATCAACAACTACACGGCGAACGGCTCGACGAACATGGACGGCGGAATCGACGAAGCCGCCGACGAGTTGCTGAACGGGACCAACGCGACCGCGGGCGCGAACAAGGTCATGATCGTCCTCGGCGACGGCACGCCGGACTCCGAGTCAGCGACCGCGGCGGCCGCCACCGCGGCGAAGGACGACGGCATCCGCGTGTTCACCATCGCCCTCGGCAGCAACGTCAACCAGACGTTCATGGAGAGCATCGCCTCGAGTCCGGACGACGCCTACGTCGCCCCGAGCGCTTCGGACCTGCAGAGCATCTACGCGGACATCGCCCAGGTCGTGACCTCGGGCGAGCAGGTCATCCTCGGCGTGGGCGACGGCGAACACGACTCGCCCGTCACGCTCGCCGAAGCGATGTCCATCATCGAGAACAACGACGGGATGGTGCCCCTCGACGGCACCGGCGAGATGGGCTACGGGGCAGGCGACACCGCAGAGGAGCGCGACTGCTTCGCGGCCCAGACCAGCCACTGCATCGGCGTGCGCTGGTGGGTCCCGCTCGAGGTCGGCAACGAGATCCAGGGCGACGAAGTGAGCTTCGACCTCGGCTTCTACACCGAGCAGTGCCGCAACAACGACGGCGCCCGCTCGGTCCAGAGCTGA